A stretch of Aedes aegypti strain LVP_AGWG chromosome 2, AaegL5.0 Primary Assembly, whole genome shotgun sequence DNA encodes these proteins:
- the LOC5572285 gene encoding bax inhibitor 1 translates to MATSFSNFSYERFMRNMGQNLEPSVRYHLSKVYACLTATCAMATVGSIIHLQGIWEAGILSALISLGLVLGLVFTPDNGKNFNLRLGLLLGFGAFSGHSLGLLLEQVIFINPAIVVTALVGTTTIFTCLSAAAVLAKRGSYLFLGGILMSTLSAMALISLGNLLFRSYFVQELNLYVGFAVMSGFVLFDTQMIMEKHRMGSNDCIAHSLDLFYDVISIFRRLLIILTQKEQNNERKKKKN, encoded by the exons GGAGCCCAGTGTACGGTATCACCTTTCGAAGGTGTATGCCTGTCTTACTGCCACATGCGCCATGGCCACAGTTGGATCAATTATACATCTGCAAGGCATCTGGGAGGCCGGTATACTCAGTGCACTCATCTCACTGGGCCTAGTGCTAGGATTGGTTTTCACACCTGACAATGGCAAAAACTTTAACCTGCGTTTGGGATTGCTGCTTGGATTTGGGGCATTCAGCGGTCACTCTTTGGGACTGCTGTTGGAACAGGTCATTTTCATCAATCCGGCCATCGTCGTAACGGCTCTTGTCGGAACAACTACGATATTCACATGCCTGAGTGCCGCAGCAGTGCTAGCCAAACGTGGTAGTTATCTGTTCCTTGGAGGCATCCTGATGAGCACACTCAGTGCAATGGCTCTCATTAGCCTGGGTAATTTGCTGTTCCGCTCGTACTTTGTACAAGAG CTCAACTTGTACGTTGGTTTCGCGGTAATGTCCGGCTTCGTTCTGTTCGACACTCAAATGATCATGGAGAAGCACCGTATGGGTAGCAATGATTGCATCGCACACTCACTGGATCTATTCTACGACGTCATCAGCATTTTCCGCCGTCTGTTGATTATCCTTACTCAGAAAGAACAGAACAACGAgcgcaagaagaagaagaactaa